The Prochlorococcus marinus str. MIT 9301 genome window below encodes:
- a CDS encoding prepilin peptidase, which yields MEIILIYLFVIGCCIGSFVNVVIYRLPLNQSIVYPNSRCPKCNSRIKWFDNIPIISWLLLRGKCRACKNKIAFFYPSIELFIGILFCLNLYSQPTIYSQQPTNLIIFLGCIFSVILFTLAILDFKYFWLPQVLTSGGFVSGIITSLYIDLSNDLYQFNYVIYTLLASLLGFTFFNLLSRIGKKIYNKPVIGGGDAKLGAMIGSWLGIQGLFISIWLAFISAGIFVIVGLIFKKIKRNQKIPFGIFLALSGLLVWYFGNEIFLDILFL from the coding sequence GTGGAAATAATATTGATATATTTGTTTGTAATTGGTTGTTGTATAGGAAGCTTTGTAAATGTAGTAATTTATAGATTACCTTTAAATCAATCAATAGTTTATCCCAATAGTAGATGTCCGAAATGTAATTCAAGAATTAAATGGTTTGATAATATACCAATAATAAGTTGGCTTTTATTAAGAGGTAAATGCAGAGCTTGTAAGAATAAAATAGCTTTTTTTTACCCTAGTATTGAATTATTTATAGGCATTTTATTTTGTCTTAATCTATACTCTCAGCCAACAATTTATAGTCAACAACCTACAAATTTAATTATATTTTTGGGATGTATTTTTAGTGTAATTTTATTTACCTTAGCAATATTAGATTTTAAATATTTTTGGCTTCCGCAAGTTCTTACTTCAGGAGGTTTTGTTTCAGGAATAATTACCTCTTTATATATTGATCTTAGCAATGATCTCTATCAATTTAATTATGTAATTTATACATTACTTGCTTCTTTATTAGGTTTTACATTTTTTAATTTATTAAGTCGTATAGGTAAAAAAATTTATAATAAACCCGTAATTGGAGGAGGGGATGCGAAACTAGGTGCCATGATTGGTTCTTGGTTAGGTATACAGGGATTATTTATATCTATATGGTTAGCATTTATATCGGCTGGTATTTTTGTGATTGTAGGTTTAATTTTTAAAAAAATAAAAAGGAATCAAAAAATACCTTTTGGGATTTTTTTAGCTTTGTCTGGATTGCTTGTTTGGTACTTTGGCAATGAGATATTTTTAGATATATTATTTTTATAA